The Formosa sp. Hel1_33_131 genome window below encodes:
- a CDS encoding PSP1 domain-containing protein encodes MGCTSCSTGKDGQPKGCKNNGTCGTDSCNKLTVFDWLANMTLPNGATPFNWVEVRFKNGRKVYYKNTENLTLSIGDVVATQAASGHDIGMVTLSGELVKVQMKRKKISENPEEVFKIYRKASQRDIDIWIEARDKEDAMKVKARQFAIDLRLKMKISDIEFQGDASKATFYYTADERVDFRELIKLFAREFRTRIEMKQVGLRQEAARLGGIGSCGRELCCSTWLTDFRSVNTSAARYQQLSLNPLKLAGQCGKLKCCLNYELDSYLDALKAFPKTEVKLRTEKGTAVCQKTDIFKGHMWYAYEGEWMNWHKLTTTQANEIIALNTKNQKVASLEDYAVELVEDTKADFENVVGQDSLTRFDAPKNQKRKNNNRRKNNNRNNRNNRKPRPQNNNAK; translated from the coding sequence ATGGGATGTACAAGCTGTTCAACAGGGAAAGACGGTCAGCCAAAAGGCTGTAAAAATAATGGAACATGTGGAACAGATAGCTGCAATAAGCTAACGGTTTTTGATTGGCTTGCGAACATGACCCTCCCCAATGGCGCAACTCCTTTTAATTGGGTAGAGGTTCGTTTTAAAAATGGACGGAAAGTATATTATAAAAACACCGAAAATTTAACCCTAAGTATCGGAGATGTAGTGGCAACTCAAGCCGCTTCTGGACATGATATTGGCATGGTGACCCTTTCGGGTGAATTGGTAAAGGTTCAAATGAAACGAAAGAAAATTTCTGAAAACCCAGAAGAAGTTTTTAAAATTTACCGAAAAGCTTCTCAAAGAGATATTGACATCTGGATTGAAGCCAGAGACAAAGAAGATGCCATGAAAGTCAAAGCAAGACAATTTGCGATTGACCTTAGGTTAAAAATGAAAATTTCTGACATTGAATTTCAAGGGGATGCCAGCAAGGCGACCTTTTATTATACAGCCGATGAACGGGTAGATTTTAGAGAACTCATCAAATTATTTGCAAGAGAATTCAGAACCCGCATCGAAATGAAACAAGTAGGCTTGCGACAAGAAGCAGCGCGACTTGGAGGCATTGGGTCTTGTGGGCGCGAATTATGTTGCTCAACGTGGTTGACCGATTTTAGATCGGTAAACACCTCCGCAGCGCGTTACCAACAACTGTCCTTAAACCCTTTAAAATTAGCAGGGCAGTGTGGGAAATTAAAGTGTTGTTTAAACTATGAATTGGACTCCTATTTAGATGCTTTAAAAGCATTTCCAAAAACAGAAGTCAAACTAAGAACAGAAAAAGGGACCGCTGTTTGTCAAAAAACAGATATTTTCAAAGGACATATGTGGTATGCTTACGAAGGAGAATGGATGAATTGGCACAAACTAACCACCACTCAGGCCAACGAGATTATTGCTCTGAATACTAAAAACCAAAAGGTTGCGAGTTTAGAAGATTATGCAGTCGAATTAGTTGAAGATACTAAAGCAGATTTTGAAAACGTTGTAGGTCAAGACAGTTTAACACGATTTGACGCCCCTAAAAATCAAAAGCGTAAAAACAACAACAGACGTAAAAACAACAACCGGAACAATAGAAATAACAGAAAACCTAGACCTCAAAATAACAATGCAAAGTAA
- a CDS encoding gliding motility lipoprotein GldH gives MQSKSVLWVLLFAFVAFSCQQNKAFDRYTSISDRWDKQQVISYDFIAPDTINPYNLFVNLRTTTDYKFSNLFLIVELDYPNGKVTKDTLEYLMAKPNGELLGSGFTSVKEHKLWFKGFDDSFVFSEEGSYKIQIQQAMRHRGEPNGVAQLEGIIDVGFSIESPNK, from the coding sequence ATGCAAAGTAAATCAGTATTATGGGTCCTTCTTTTTGCTTTTGTAGCATTCTCATGTCAGCAAAACAAAGCGTTTGACCGCTATACATCTATTTCAGACCGTTGGGATAAACAACAAGTAATTAGTTACGATTTTATAGCCCCCGACACTATAAACCCTTATAACTTATTCGTTAATTTAAGAACGACCACTGATTATAAATTTAGTAATTTATTCTTGATCGTCGAGTTAGATTACCCAAACGGAAAAGTGACAAAAGACACTTTAGAGTATCTCATGGCGAAACCAAACGGGGAACTTCTAGGTTCTGGATTTACATCTGTAAAAGAACATAAACTTTGGTTCAAAGGTTTTGACGATTCTTTTGTGTTTAGTGAAGAAGGCAGCTATAAAATACAGATTCAACAAGCAATGCGCCATCGGGGAGAGCCGAATGGAGTTGCTCAACTCGAAGGAATTATTGATGTCGGTTTTAGTATTGAATCTCCAAATAAATAG
- a CDS encoding penicillin-binding protein 1A codes for MAKKKAASLDFSKPIRWFWMCFLAAVLGIALIFLSASFGLFGDMPDTTALENPRTNLATEIISSDGQTLGKFYYEDNRTPVAFSELPKHLVDALIATEDVRYFDHAGIDARGTLRAFAFLGKRGGASTISQQLARQLFVGVRSKNKLETAIQKIKEWVIATRLERQYTKEEIIAQYFNIYDFGNQADGIRSASRIYFGKEPIDLTLNESAMLVGMFKNSSLYNPRPTSNPVGTKNRRNVVLSQMAKYGFLEETIKDSLQQLPLGLNYSPESHREGIATYFRAYLRGFMKEWVNTPQNTKPNGDKYNIYKDGLKIYTTIDARMQTFAETATKEHMANLQAEFFVQNTPRRNRTAPFLDLEPEEIKSLLETSMRRSERWRKMKYDLKKSTEEIKASFKKPVPMKIFSWTAKTNEIDTIMTPIDSMRYYKSILRTGMLSMEPQTGHVKAWVGGVNYKHFQYDMAKQGKRQVGSTFKPFVYAAAIDQLHLSPCDTFPKSQITIEAMKYGNMKPWSPKNSGGNYGGFETLKSALANSRNTITARLMNEIGPQPVINLARSLGVEQNIPAVPSIALGTPDLSVYEMVAAYSTFANQGVYTTPVMVTQIEDKNGTILYQYAPETKDVLSKEVAYVTVKLMEGVTQFGSGQRLRHSALKNVPVYKEIVTGYPYEFTNPIAGKTGTTQNQSDGWFMGMVPNLVTGVWVGGEDRATHFKSITYGQGAAMALPIWANYMRSCYTVEELGISIEDFVAPEDLTIEVECEPILEEGDPIPVDTTTITPDIDF; via the coding sequence ATGGCAAAAAAAAAGGCAGCATCTCTTGATTTTTCAAAACCCATTCGTTGGTTTTGGATGTGTTTTTTAGCAGCTGTTTTAGGGATTGCCCTCATTTTTCTTTCGGCCTCTTTTGGGCTTTTTGGCGACATGCCAGACACCACTGCCTTAGAAAACCCACGAACCAATTTAGCCACTGAAATCATTTCATCGGATGGGCAAACCCTTGGTAAGTTTTATTATGAAGACAACAGAACGCCTGTCGCATTTAGTGAATTGCCCAAGCATCTTGTAGATGCTCTTATTGCGACCGAGGATGTGCGGTATTTTGACCATGCAGGAATTGATGCGCGAGGCACTTTACGAGCGTTTGCATTTTTAGGGAAACGCGGCGGCGCGAGTACAATTTCCCAACAATTAGCACGTCAATTATTTGTAGGCGTCAGGTCTAAAAACAAACTAGAAACGGCGATTCAAAAAATCAAAGAGTGGGTGATTGCCACACGCTTAGAACGCCAATACACCAAAGAAGAAATTATTGCTCAATATTTTAACATCTATGATTTCGGAAACCAAGCCGACGGAATTCGATCGGCATCTAGAATTTATTTTGGAAAAGAACCTATAGATTTAACACTTAACGAATCTGCGATGTTAGTGGGAATGTTTAAAAATTCATCGCTTTATAATCCGCGTCCAACATCCAACCCTGTAGGCACCAAAAACCGCCGAAACGTCGTGTTAAGCCAAATGGCTAAATACGGATTTCTTGAAGAAACCATTAAAGACTCGTTACAACAATTGCCTTTAGGACTCAACTATTCTCCAGAATCACATCGGGAAGGGATTGCTACCTATTTTAGAGCCTACCTTCGAGGATTCATGAAAGAATGGGTCAACACCCCACAAAACACAAAACCCAATGGAGATAAATATAACATCTATAAAGACGGTCTGAAAATTTATACCACAATAGACGCGCGTATGCAGACTTTTGCAGAAACCGCGACTAAGGAGCATATGGCCAATTTACAAGCGGAGTTTTTTGTTCAAAATACGCCAAGACGAAATCGAACCGCCCCCTTTCTGGATTTAGAACCAGAAGAAATTAAGAGCCTGTTAGAGACAAGTATGCGCCGTTCCGAACGGTGGCGTAAAATGAAGTACGATCTAAAAAAATCTACTGAGGAAATTAAAGCCTCCTTTAAGAAACCTGTTCCCATGAAAATATTTTCATGGACCGCTAAAACCAATGAAATAGATACCATCATGACGCCCATAGATTCGATGCGTTATTATAAGTCCATTTTAAGAACAGGAATGTTGTCCATGGAACCTCAAACAGGGCACGTAAAAGCATGGGTTGGAGGCGTGAATTACAAGCACTTCCAATACGACATGGCCAAACAAGGCAAGCGTCAAGTAGGATCCACCTTTAAGCCTTTTGTGTATGCAGCCGCCATTGATCAATTGCACTTGTCTCCTTGTGATACCTTTCCAAAATCTCAAATCACGATTGAAGCCATGAAATATGGAAACATGAAGCCGTGGTCGCCTAAAAACTCAGGGGGTAACTATGGAGGATTTGAAACTCTGAAGTCGGCTTTGGCAAATTCTAGAAATACCATTACAGCACGCTTGATGAACGAAATTGGGCCACAACCCGTCATCAATTTAGCCCGCAGTTTAGGAGTAGAACAAAACATTCCCGCAGTGCCTTCAATTGCACTCGGAACCCCTGACTTAAGTGTGTACGAAATGGTGGCAGCATACTCCACCTTTGCAAATCAAGGCGTTTATACGACTCCCGTTATGGTCACTCAAATAGAAGATAAAAACGGAACGATACTTTACCAATACGCTCCAGAAACAAAAGATGTTCTTAGTAAAGAAGTGGCGTATGTGACGGTTAAATTGATGGAAGGAGTCACACAATTTGGTTCCGGGCAACGTTTGCGCCATTCGGCGCTTAAAAATGTACCGGTCTATAAAGAAATTGTCACAGGTTACCCTTATGAATTTACAAATCCAATTGCTGGAAAAACAGGGACTACACAAAATCAAAGTGATGGCTGGTTTATGGGAATGGTTCCCAATTTGGTCACTGGTGTATGGGTAGGTGGAGAAGACCGAGCCACTCATTTTAAATCAATCACTTATGGACAGGGTGCTGCTATGGCACTTCCTATCTGGGCAAATTACATGCGAAGCTGTTATACAGTTGAGGAATTAGGAATTTCAATAGAAGATTTTGTGGCGCCCGAGGACCTCACCATTGAAGTAGAGTGTGAGCCCATCCTTGAAGAGGGCGATCCGATCCCTGTTGACACCACTACAATTACGCCAGACATCGATTTCTAG
- a CDS encoding CoA transferase subunit A: MINKQVADVKEALDGVSNGMTLMLGGFGLCGIPENAISELVAMDIKDLTCISNNAGVDDFGLGLLLQKHQIKKMISSYVGENDEFERQMLSGELDVELIPQGTLAERCRAAQAGFPAIYTPAGYGTEVAEGKETREFDGKMYVLETAFKAEFSFVKAWKGDAAGNLIFKGTARNFNPNMCGAATITVAEVEELVPVGSLDPNQIHIPGIFVQRIFQGKDYEKRIEKRTLRQKS, encoded by the coding sequence ATGATAAATAAACAAGTAGCAGACGTAAAAGAAGCCCTCGACGGCGTCTCCAACGGAATGACCTTAATGCTCGGTGGTTTTGGATTGTGTGGAATACCTGAAAACGCAATTTCTGAACTAGTCGCCATGGACATTAAGGACCTCACCTGTATTTCAAACAATGCAGGAGTTGATGATTTTGGACTTGGATTATTACTCCAAAAACACCAAATTAAGAAAATGATTTCGTCCTATGTTGGCGAAAATGACGAGTTTGAACGCCAAATGCTTTCAGGCGAATTGGATGTAGAACTGATTCCACAAGGTACTTTGGCAGAACGCTGCCGTGCTGCACAAGCAGGGTTTCCAGCCATTTATACACCAGCAGGTTATGGAACCGAAGTTGCCGAAGGCAAAGAGACCCGCGAGTTTGATGGAAAGATGTATGTTTTAGAGACTGCTTTTAAGGCCGAATTTTCTTTTGTGAAAGCATGGAAAGGCGATGCCGCAGGGAATTTAATATTTAAAGGCACCGCAAGAAATTTTAATCCAAACATGTGTGGAGCGGCGACCATTACGGTAGCTGAGGTTGAAGAATTAGTACCCGTTGGATCTCTCGATCCCAATCAAATTCACATTCCTGGAATTTTTGTACAACGCATTTTCCAAGGAAAAGATTACGAAAAACGCATTGAAAAACGAACTCTAAGACAAAAATCATAA
- a CDS encoding 3-oxoacid CoA-transferase subunit B, with protein MLDKNGIAKRIAQEVQNGYYVNLGIGIPTLVANFVREDIEVEFQSENGVLGMGPFPFEGEEDADLINAGKQTITTLDGASFFDSATSFSMIRGKHVHLTILGAMEVSENGDIANWKIPGYMVKGMGGAMDLVASAENIIVAMMHTNKKGESKLLKRCSLPLTGVGCVKKIVTNLAVLEVTKDGFKLLERAPGISVETIQKATEGHLIIDGVVPEMEL; from the coding sequence ATGTTAGACAAAAATGGTATTGCTAAACGCATCGCACAAGAAGTCCAAAACGGATATTATGTAAATCTTGGTATTGGGATTCCAACACTCGTTGCCAACTTTGTTCGCGAGGATATTGAAGTTGAGTTTCAAAGTGAAAATGGTGTCCTAGGGATGGGACCCTTTCCTTTTGAAGGAGAAGAAGATGCCGATCTGATCAACGCAGGAAAACAAACCATTACGACCCTTGACGGCGCTAGTTTTTTTGATTCCGCCACCAGTTTTTCTATGATTCGTGGAAAGCATGTACACCTCACAATTTTAGGGGCGATGGAAGTTTCAGAAAATGGAGACATTGCCAATTGGAAAATCCCAGGCTATATGGTCAAAGGGATGGGCGGTGCGATGGATTTGGTTGCCAGTGCCGAAAATATTATTGTAGCGATGATGCACACCAATAAAAAAGGAGAGTCGAAGCTTCTGAAACGTTGTTCGCTTCCGTTGACGGGCGTTGGATGTGTTAAAAAAATCGTCACCAACTTAGCAGTTTTAGAAGTCACAAAAGACGGTTTTAAACTTTTAGAACGTGCACCAGGAATTTCTGTAGAAACCATTCAAAAAGCGACCGAAGGACATCTTATTATTGATGGGGTGGTCCCGGAGATGGAGTTGTAG
- a CDS encoding type II toxin-antitoxin system RelE/ParE family toxin: MEKKNNSNLYSKRLSREIKDRANRLLIFPEMGKKVDFENIRVISIEHFSLFYEIAKNKIIIISFWDNRRNPKKLLKLLRNN, encoded by the coding sequence TTGGAAAAAAAAAACAATAGTAACTTATATTCTAAACGACTTTCACGGGAGATAAAAGACCGAGCAAATAGATTACTAATTTTTCCGGAAATGGGTAAAAAAGTTGACTTTGAGAATATTAGAGTCATTTCTATTGAACATTTTAGTTTGTTCTATGAAATAGCTAAAAATAAAATTATCATAATTTCTTTTTGGGATAATAGAAGAAATCCTAAAAAATTATTGAAGCTATTAAGAAATAACTAA
- a CDS encoding SusC/RagA family TonB-linked outer membrane protein, which translates to MRKMFLKILALFFVAFTSAQTIDVSGNVNDNAGIPIPGANVIVKNTSKGAITDFDGNFIISGVEIGSTITVSYIGYITKEIVVTDNSKLTIQLEEDLAQLDEIVVIGYGTQRKKEVTGAVSVVSNATIEKLKPTRIEQALQGQVAGVNITTNSGSPGGASTISIRGVSTNGDSRPLILVDGNVVEDLSVINPNDIESMNILKDATAGIYGVRAANGVILITTKTGRKNMPLKVEYSAYTGFQETTRKIPVLNATEYAFIVNEAYANGGSTPPFTDISDFGVGTNWQDEVFQSAAIHNHNIAFKGGTEKSSYSYSGSFLTQDGIVGGSKSNFTRFTNSASYNLDFLDNFKFKSGITLTRTNKRNLIENTLGSVLFNALNMAPNLSVRDENGDYSLADGLGAEVINPLAQMENTYNRTKVMKILGFGGLSYDFLDHFTASANIQFSYAEVENKIFDPIDNYGIGKVFNTQRSIVQELLDFYHDYTFDAFVKYENTFNDVHKLNVLLGTSINKTTGELTGKIGFEIIDNNIANANINQAIDVEDRFKDLGRNVTFDSRLLSYFTRVQYDYKGKYLFSAVLRRDGSTKFGPENKFGYFPSASIGWVASDEEFMGENNFFDLLKVRASYGVLGNDRIPNFRYTSLLNGEGVYFFNNQEYIGTASGPISNPAIKWEKQKTLDIGLDLRFLNGKVDITTDYFKRRTEDLLVQSQVSGLLGTGAAPVVNAGIVENEGIEFAVGYSDNFSEDFKFNIKYNVTAIKNEVVSVSGEGEYLEGGFFGISQPAISRMEAGFPLGYFIGYQTDGIFQTQAEINNSAVTAVAPQPGDFKFVDQNGDGVINLDDRVDLGNPLPVATMGLNISFDYKNWDFAAYTFASLGNEIVRNYERNQQLVNKPNTYLDRWTGPGTSNSSPRVTTGATSNTSFSDFYVEDGSFVRLQNAQIGYTFTSNDETTKLDKLRIYISGSNLLTLTKYSGYDPTAGTGAPIGGGIDQGFYPTARTILLGVNVKF; encoded by the coding sequence ATGAGGAAAATGTTCTTAAAAATCCTAGCACTGTTTTTTGTGGCTTTTACGAGCGCACAAACTATAGATGTTAGTGGAAATGTAAATGACAATGCGGGGATTCCCATCCCTGGTGCAAATGTTATTGTGAAAAACACGAGTAAGGGAGCGATTACCGATTTTGATGGTAATTTTATTATCTCGGGTGTTGAAATTGGTTCAACAATTACGGTCAGTTATATTGGATATATAACCAAAGAAATTGTGGTAACCGATAATTCAAAATTGACAATTCAATTAGAAGAAGACTTGGCGCAACTAGACGAAATCGTTGTGATTGGTTATGGAACGCAGAGGAAAAAAGAAGTCACAGGCGCCGTGAGCGTTGTGTCTAATGCTACAATTGAAAAGCTGAAGCCAACGCGTATTGAGCAAGCCTTACAAGGTCAAGTGGCCGGTGTAAATATTACTACCAATTCAGGGTCTCCTGGAGGGGCTTCAACAATAAGTATTAGAGGGGTCTCCACTAACGGTGATAGCCGCCCATTAATTTTAGTCGATGGAAATGTTGTGGAAGACCTGAGTGTTATAAATCCGAATGACATTGAAAGCATGAACATCCTTAAAGATGCGACTGCAGGGATTTATGGAGTAAGGGCTGCAAATGGAGTGATTCTAATAACCACTAAAACTGGGCGTAAAAATATGCCTTTGAAAGTTGAATACAGTGCTTATACGGGGTTTCAAGAAACGACTCGAAAAATACCTGTATTAAATGCGACGGAGTATGCCTTCATAGTGAATGAAGCTTATGCCAATGGGGGGAGTACACCACCATTTACTGATATATCTGACTTTGGAGTTGGTACCAATTGGCAAGATGAGGTCTTTCAATCAGCCGCGATACACAATCACAATATTGCATTTAAAGGAGGTACAGAAAAGTCGTCTTATTCTTATAGTGGTTCATTTTTAACACAAGATGGAATTGTTGGAGGGAGTAAATCCAATTTTACCCGTTTCACAAACAGTGCAAGCTATAATTTAGACTTCTTAGACAATTTTAAATTTAAGTCTGGGATTACTTTAACAAGGACTAATAAACGAAACCTCATAGAAAACACTTTAGGGTCTGTCCTTTTTAACGCCTTAAACATGGCACCCAATTTATCGGTAAGAGATGAAAATGGCGACTATTCCTTAGCCGACGGTTTAGGGGCTGAGGTCATTAATCCCCTCGCTCAAATGGAGAACACATACAATCGAACCAAGGTGATGAAAATTTTGGGGTTTGGAGGATTGTCCTATGATTTTTTAGATCATTTTACGGCATCTGCAAACATTCAATTTAGCTATGCTGAAGTAGAAAATAAAATATTTGATCCAATTGACAATTATGGTATAGGAAAAGTTTTTAATACCCAGAGAAGTATCGTTCAAGAGCTTTTGGACTTCTATCATGATTACACCTTCGATGCCTTTGTAAAGTACGAAAATACGTTTAACGATGTACATAAATTAAATGTCCTTCTAGGAACGTCTATTAATAAAACTACAGGTGAGCTTACAGGTAAAATAGGCTTTGAAATTATTGATAATAACATTGCAAATGCAAACATCAACCAAGCTATTGATGTTGAAGATAGATTTAAAGACCTAGGACGAAACGTAACGTTTGACTCCAGATTATTATCTTATTTTACGAGAGTGCAATACGATTATAAAGGCAAGTATTTATTCTCAGCTGTACTGCGTAGAGATGGGTCCACAAAGTTTGGTCCAGAGAATAAGTTTGGATATTTTCCTTCCGCATCCATTGGTTGGGTTGCGTCCGATGAAGAATTCATGGGCGAAAACAACTTTTTTGATTTATTAAAAGTGAGAGCCTCTTATGGAGTTTTAGGAAATGACAGAATTCCAAATTTCAGATACACATCCTTATTGAACGGAGAGGGCGTTTATTTTTTTAATAATCAAGAATATATAGGAACTGCTAGCGGCCCCATATCGAATCCAGCAATTAAGTGGGAAAAACAAAAAACCTTGGATATAGGATTGGATCTGCGATTTTTAAATGGAAAAGTGGACATTACAACCGATTATTTTAAAAGAAGAACAGAAGATTTGTTGGTACAATCTCAAGTCTCAGGACTGTTAGGGACTGGAGCAGCTCCGGTTGTAAATGCTGGAATCGTTGAAAACGAAGGTATTGAATTTGCTGTCGGGTACTCAGACAATTTTAGTGAAGATTTTAAATTCAATATCAAATACAATGTGACGGCCATAAAAAATGAAGTGGTTTCTGTAAGTGGAGAAGGTGAATATCTTGAAGGGGGCTTTTTTGGAATATCGCAACCCGCTATATCAAGAATGGAAGCAGGATTCCCGTTGGGTTATTTTATTGGATACCAAACAGACGGAATTTTTCAAACACAAGCCGAAATAAACAATTCAGCTGTGACCGCTGTGGCACCGCAACCTGGAGATTTTAAGTTTGTAGATCAAAATGGAGATGGCGTTATTAATTTAGATGATAGAGTCGATTTAGGGAATCCCTTGCCCGTGGCAACGATGGGACTTAATATATCGTTCGATTATAAGAATTGGGATTTTGCAGCTTACACCTTTGCATCCTTAGGAAATGAGATCGTCCGTAATTACGAACGGAATCAGCAATTGGTAAATAAACCCAATACGTATTTAGACCGTTGGACGGGCCCAGGCACCAGCAATAGCTCACCTAGAGTCACAACGGGAGCAACTTCAAACACCTCTTTTTCTGATTTTTATGTAGAAGATGGTTCGTTTGTTCGCCTACAGAATGCCCAAATAGGCTACACGTTTACGAGTAATGACGAAACCACGAAGCTAGACAAGCTCCGAATCTATATATCCGGAAGCAATTTGCTGACATTGACCAAGTACAGTGGTTACGATCCAACTGCTGGTACAGGAGCCCCTATTGGAGGCGGAATCGACCAGGGGTTTTACCCAACTGCTCGCACAATTTTATTAGGTGTTAACGTAAAATTTTAA
- a CDS encoding RagB/SusD family nutrient uptake outer membrane protein yields MKNLKIIYSLFTIFIMLSCSDDFVNVDPQDPSSESFFNSEQDYQDALVAAYDYLQTTSKFVQFAEIASDNTLCGGESAIDSPYIQQIDDMIHSAVGQGDGGLRTMWQWMYEAVNRCNYIMEFQDKTDFPNKTSVIAQTRFLRAYYNFILVKWWGDVPMLVDQRIRLGGQYTIDRTPKAEVYALIEQDLIFAAANLPYVQSQTGRATKGAAEALLGKAYLYQDKFTDAATVLESLINNGPHRLLTPTEYPNMFERDWENNIESVFEVQYSDVDGGSFDCFQCLEGNYASYFNGPRGFVDSTGKFDAGYSFNVPTQEVVDAFEAGDLRLETSILDIQQYIANNPGSSYAANQGYEQTGYFNRKIMARKGDLNIGDAALTNPDNYRAIRYADVLLMAAEALNRGSISDARALGYLNEVRTRAMLPDAASSGSNLTNDIYKERRVELVGEGHRFFDLVRTGRAAAEIDGFQAGKNELFPIPIEEIVLSGNRWDNNPGY; encoded by the coding sequence ATGAAAAATTTAAAAATTATTTATAGCCTCTTTACAATTTTTATCATGCTTTCTTGCAGTGATGATTTTGTAAATGTGGACCCACAAGACCCAAGTTCTGAATCCTTTTTTAACTCAGAACAAGATTATCAAGATGCACTAGTTGCAGCCTATGACTACTTACAAACAACCTCAAAATTTGTTCAATTTGCAGAAATAGCATCAGACAATACCTTGTGTGGAGGCGAAAGCGCAATAGACTCTCCTTACATTCAGCAAATTGATGATATGATTCATTCTGCTGTTGGTCAGGGGGATGGAGGATTACGGACCATGTGGCAATGGATGTATGAAGCCGTCAACCGTTGTAATTATATTATGGAGTTTCAAGACAAAACAGATTTTCCAAATAAAACAAGTGTCATTGCTCAAACGAGGTTTTTAAGAGCTTACTATAATTTCATCTTGGTAAAATGGTGGGGCGATGTCCCTATGTTGGTTGATCAGCGCATCCGACTTGGAGGTCAATACACTATTGACCGAACACCAAAAGCAGAAGTTTATGCATTAATTGAACAAGATTTAATTTTTGCGGCTGCCAACCTGCCCTATGTTCAAAGTCAAACTGGGAGAGCGACCAAAGGTGCTGCCGAAGCATTGTTAGGGAAAGCCTATTTGTATCAAGATAAATTTACGGATGCAGCTACAGTCTTAGAAAGTTTGATTAACAATGGACCACATCGATTATTGACCCCTACAGAATATCCTAATATGTTTGAACGTGATTGGGAAAACAATATAGAATCAGTTTTCGAGGTTCAGTACTCTGATGTTGATGGCGGAAGCTTTGACTGTTTCCAATGTCTTGAAGGGAATTACGCTTCATATTTTAATGGGCCAAGAGGATTTGTAGATTCTACTGGAAAATTTGATGCTGGCTATAGTTTTAACGTGCCAACTCAAGAAGTTGTTGACGCTTTTGAAGCCGGAGATCTTCGTTTAGAAACATCAATTTTAGACATTCAACAATATATAGCAAATAACCCAGGGTCTTCTTATGCTGCAAATCAAGGGTATGAACAAACAGGTTATTTTAATAGAAAAATAATGGCTAGAAAAGGGGACTTAAACATAGGAGATGCCGCGCTTACAAACCCTGATAATTACCGAGCCATTAGATATGCAGATGTGTTATTAATGGCAGCAGAAGCTTTAAACAGAGGAAGTATTAGTGACGCCAGAGCCTTGGGCTATTTAAATGAAGTTCGCACTAGAGCTATGTTACCTGATGCTGCATCATCAGGATCTAATCTTACCAATGACATTTACAAAGAACGTCGCGTAGAGTTAGTAGGCGAAGGACACCGTTTCTTTGATTTGGTAAGAACAGGGAGAGCAGCTGCAGAAATCGATGGATTCCAAGCTGGAAAAAATGAACTTTTCCCAATCCCTATTGAAGAGATCGTATTGTCTGGAAATCGATGGGATAATAATCCAGGATATTAA